A single region of the Arthrobacter sp. zg-Y820 genome encodes:
- the galU gene encoding UTP--glucose-1-phosphate uridylyltransferase GalU: MTSRATVTKAVIPAAGLGTRFLPATKAMPKEMLPVVDKPAIQYVVEEAVNSGMSDILMITGRNKRSLEDHFDRVPFIEKTLEDKGDLERLAMVRAASELGEIHYLRQGDPKGLGHAVLRAKLHVGNEPFAVLLGDDLIDARDDLLKQMVEVQAKTGGSVVALIEVEPSQISAYGCADISVVEGEDYVRVNKMVEKPAVEEAPSNLAVIGRYVLHPSVFGVLEETGPGRGGEIQLTDALQTLAAQEEGEGAGVYGVVFRGRRYDTGDKLSYLKAVVTLASEREDLGPDLREWLKSFTGTLES; this comes from the coding sequence ATGACTTCACGCGCGACCGTAACCAAAGCCGTAATTCCCGCCGCCGGGCTGGGTACCCGATTCCTGCCGGCCACTAAAGCCATGCCGAAGGAAATGCTCCCCGTGGTGGATAAGCCCGCCATCCAGTACGTGGTGGAAGAGGCCGTCAATTCCGGGATGTCCGACATCCTGATGATCACCGGCCGCAACAAGCGGTCCCTGGAAGACCATTTCGACCGGGTTCCGTTCATCGAAAAGACACTTGAAGACAAGGGTGATCTGGAACGGCTCGCCATGGTCCGGGCCGCGTCTGAGCTGGGTGAAATCCATTACCTCCGCCAGGGCGACCCCAAGGGCCTGGGACATGCGGTCCTGCGCGCGAAACTGCATGTGGGCAACGAGCCCTTTGCCGTACTGCTCGGCGACGACCTCATCGACGCCCGTGATGACCTCCTGAAGCAGATGGTGGAGGTCCAGGCCAAGACCGGCGGTTCCGTGGTTGCCCTCATTGAGGTTGAACCTTCGCAGATCAGTGCCTACGGCTGCGCCGACATCTCCGTCGTTGAGGGTGAAGACTACGTCCGGGTCAACAAGATGGTGGAAAAGCCTGCCGTTGAAGAGGCTCCGTCCAACCTCGCCGTCATTGGCCGCTATGTGCTGCACCCGTCCGTGTTCGGCGTGCTGGAGGAAACCGGCCCCGGACGCGGCGGCGAAATCCAGCTGACCGACGCCCTGCAGACCCTTGCCGCCCAGGAAGAGGGGGAGGGTGCCGGAGTCTACGGCGTCGTCTTCCGCGGGCGCCGGTACGACACCGGTGACAAGCTCAGCTACCTCAAAGCAGTGGTGACCCTGGCCTCCGAGCGTGAAGATCTGGGCCCGGACCTGCGCGAGTGGCTCAAGAGCTTCACCGGTACGCTCGAAAGCTGA
- a CDS encoding phosphotransferase, translating into MSGPLAAALRPLGLKPVAWAHVRSHHRPGAGISALYRVEAVPRSAAAGHRPLHLQVGATTDLNAADGGATARGTVGGTAVRLWVHPRDPVLLGLPWATSAEAVARDVFGTDTDAARAALNLVAYRPLRRAVVRATLERPDGSAGPTVYLKVPQPHLAAGLRRRLQLAAAAGLPVPPLLDTVAGADTVSGAGPAAGVLILGGLPGRTLHRELSAAGTPALDPEALARLLDRLPAAGLALPRRPAWSERIMDYAAGAAVALPDGAERITRCARAIAAGVRSADPGPVVPTHGDFHGGNLLAGMGNGALRITGMLDVDALGPGHRVDDLACFLGHLWVLAALSPENTGLQDAAGRCARVFARQTDASALYCRSAAVALTLVAGAAARGSGAARRTVAAAEELLNRSRGRF; encoded by the coding sequence ATGTCCGGCCCGCTGGCGGCCGCTCTGCGTCCCCTGGGCCTCAAGCCGGTTGCTTGGGCCCACGTTCGCTCCCATCATCGGCCCGGCGCCGGCATCAGTGCCCTGTACCGGGTCGAAGCCGTTCCCCGTTCCGCGGCTGCGGGACACCGGCCCCTGCACCTCCAAGTGGGAGCCACCACAGATCTCAACGCGGCCGACGGCGGGGCCACGGCCCGGGGCACGGTCGGCGGCACTGCGGTCCGCCTGTGGGTCCATCCGCGCGACCCGGTCCTGCTGGGTCTGCCCTGGGCGACCAGCGCCGAAGCGGTGGCCCGCGATGTCTTCGGCACAGACACCGATGCAGCGCGTGCAGCCCTGAACCTGGTGGCCTACCGGCCGCTGCGCCGGGCTGTCGTCCGGGCAACCTTGGAACGGCCGGACGGGTCAGCCGGGCCAACCGTTTACCTCAAAGTTCCGCAGCCGCACCTGGCTGCCGGACTGCGTCGACGCCTGCAGCTGGCGGCGGCTGCCGGGCTGCCCGTTCCGCCGCTGCTCGACACGGTGGCCGGTGCCGACACGGTGTCCGGTGCCGGCCCGGCTGCCGGCGTTTTGATCCTGGGCGGCCTTCCGGGGCGAACGCTGCACCGGGAGCTGAGCGCAGCCGGGACCCCGGCGCTGGACCCCGAAGCACTGGCCCGGCTCCTGGACCGGCTTCCGGCGGCGGGCCTGGCCCTGCCGCGCCGGCCGGCCTGGTCCGAGCGCATAATGGACTACGCTGCCGGCGCCGCCGTCGCGCTGCCGGACGGGGCAGAACGGATTACCCGGTGTGCACGAGCAATAGCCGCCGGAGTCCGCTCGGCCGATCCGGGACCGGTGGTGCCCACGCACGGGGACTTCCACGGCGGAAACCTGCTGGCCGGCATGGGCAACGGGGCACTGCGGATCACCGGCATGCTCGACGTTGACGCCCTGGGACCGGGACACCGGGTGGATGACCTTGCGTGTTTCCTGGGCCACCTGTGGGTGCTCGCGGCCCTGTCCCCGGAGAACACCGGGCTGCAGGATGCGGCCGGACGCTGTGCCCGGGTCTTCGCCCGCCAGACGGATGCGTCGGCCCTCTACTGCCGCTCCGCGGCGGTGGCCCTTACCCTCGTTGCGGGAGCCGCCGCACGCGGCTCCGGGGCGGCCCGGCGGACGGTGGCCGCGGCGGAGGAACTGCTGAACCGGTCCCGCGGCCGGTTCTAA
- a CDS encoding DUF4011 domain-containing protein: protein MPIWSRTPRGSAEKRAPVSEQNPEDNASDFLLPWLGQLGQQAGTDTLLHFTPSASNSIDLTHAHPSGLAQLLAGRRTRLSTLLRDSEQYGAAMKAGRLLRAKIYELGTDRGIDVGYLAAGTASWRYADDDAVRPESLTAPVLLTPVSLTVHPSQDDYELQLTDKAALNPAFVRHLQQEQGLDIDVEALARLAYGTARFDPHPVLEKLRAVTEGVRGINIEHRLLVSTFADLSDLADDAALDPAHPILRGLMDAARGKSTAAPDATDPGLPPLDDRLPADELLLLDADREQQDVLDLILDGQSLVVSSPPGTGQTQTALNAAAALVHAGKSVLVVAERRGTLNQFVSELDALHLGSAVLQLNAGLTEQQLKDQLVRAIVRNEKAAAPELESLHKVLLSNRHQLRDHVKSLHNVRRRWGCSPYQAMQSLAELTSMTPAPATTVRLKRSVLDSITDRTELTGRLRRAAELGSFSRAATSSPWFGAKLLNRKETEEAYELTQSLARDLPELRAKVQAVAEHSQIRLGETFAQWGEQLELLVAVRESLDKFTPDIFDRPVSDLISATASSSWRRERAVDMSSMTRSRLRRVAKEYIRPGVHISDLHSSLVEVQQQRAVWAHYATTQRHPSVATGLADINRSYITVKEQLDTLTGILDGTPAKPDLAELTLDELEKQLDALAGDRETLETLPERTLLLDEMRGQGLGELLDDLEAREVLPRQVGYELELAWWQSALEAMISGDDYLAMSDGDSLRRLEAEYRLADNAHIASGSARVRSALADRWRRGVKAAASDAATLRDAIKNGPLALQDLCFQSEELVSALLPIWAASPLVLPMVLPGNRTFDTVIVLDAESTSLQSAVPALARATQVVAFGDGQLGGPRPFTIGVEAVRPAGEQHDLVSAFEALTQVLPTRTLSTVYRGTDRDLMRQLSRSFYQDRLTTLPSGSEVSSDDGALTVEYLADGTGMPSADHEGVESVAAEVNRVVDLVFEHIRRRPHQSLAVVTASPRHAVRVAEAIRVQMANFPWAADFFTPGKESFRVVPVDRAAGLVRDCVIFSLGFGRTPHGRALHNFGPLSASDGRGKFLTAMTRARAKLHVLTCFQPEDLDKSRLGYGALDFYELINRELSPSARTGAVRSSDAAVTFTGFSGIDGAGGIMEEDALVADLVNRLRARGAKVWDHYQGAIDIVATVDRTGGESDPTVPMAIESDGTERYRTMSVRERSRLRPQLLERLGWRYMPLWTIEVFSDPSACADLVGRYLNLPAPRDGDEKAGRSVAPARGSLARRGSQSVVPHGSSRSRERDTVAEDKETGPQAPNQEAHRP, encoded by the coding sequence ATGCCAATTTGGTCAAGAACGCCGCGCGGAAGTGCAGAAAAGAGGGCACCAGTGTCTGAGCAGAATCCCGAGGACAATGCCTCGGACTTCCTGCTGCCCTGGCTGGGACAACTGGGACAGCAGGCCGGAACGGACACGTTGCTCCATTTCACCCCCTCAGCCTCCAACAGCATCGACCTGACCCACGCGCATCCCTCGGGCCTGGCCCAGCTGCTGGCAGGACGCCGGACCCGGCTGTCCACGCTGCTGCGCGACTCGGAGCAGTACGGGGCCGCGATGAAGGCCGGGCGCCTCCTGCGCGCCAAGATCTACGAACTGGGCACCGACCGCGGGATCGACGTCGGATACCTGGCGGCGGGCACGGCCTCCTGGCGCTACGCCGACGACGACGCCGTCCGCCCGGAATCGCTGACCGCACCGGTGCTGCTGACCCCGGTGTCGCTGACCGTGCATCCGTCGCAGGACGACTATGAGCTGCAGCTGACCGACAAGGCAGCGCTGAATCCGGCGTTTGTGCGGCACCTGCAGCAGGAGCAGGGCCTGGACATCGACGTGGAGGCCCTCGCCAGGCTGGCCTACGGCACCGCGCGCTTTGACCCCCATCCGGTGCTGGAGAAACTGCGGGCCGTCACCGAGGGCGTCCGCGGCATCAACATCGAGCACCGGCTCCTCGTCTCCACCTTCGCCGATCTCTCGGACCTCGCCGACGACGCTGCGCTGGACCCCGCCCACCCCATCCTGCGGGGCCTGATGGACGCCGCCCGGGGGAAGAGCACTGCCGCCCCCGATGCCACCGACCCGGGGCTTCCGCCGCTGGACGACCGGCTGCCTGCCGATGAGCTCCTGCTGCTGGACGCCGACCGCGAACAGCAGGACGTCCTGGACCTGATCCTGGACGGCCAGTCCCTGGTGGTTTCCTCACCGCCCGGCACCGGACAGACGCAGACGGCGCTCAACGCCGCTGCGGCGCTGGTCCACGCCGGAAAATCGGTCCTCGTCGTTGCGGAACGCCGCGGCACGCTGAACCAGTTTGTCTCCGAGCTCGACGCGCTGCACCTGGGCTCCGCCGTCCTCCAGCTGAATGCCGGGCTCACCGAGCAGCAGCTGAAGGACCAGCTGGTCCGCGCCATTGTCCGGAACGAGAAGGCTGCCGCGCCTGAGCTGGAGAGCCTGCACAAGGTCCTCCTGTCCAACCGCCACCAGCTGCGCGACCATGTGAAGTCGCTGCACAACGTGCGACGCCGCTGGGGCTGCTCTCCCTATCAGGCCATGCAGTCCCTCGCCGAGCTCACCTCCATGACGCCGGCTCCCGCAACGACCGTCCGGCTCAAGCGCAGCGTCCTGGACAGCATCACTGACCGCACCGAACTGACGGGCCGGCTCCGCCGGGCTGCCGAATTGGGCAGCTTCAGCCGTGCCGCCACCAGCAGTCCGTGGTTTGGTGCCAAGCTGCTCAACCGCAAGGAAACCGAAGAGGCCTACGAGCTGACGCAGAGCCTGGCCCGGGATCTTCCCGAGCTGCGCGCCAAGGTCCAGGCCGTTGCCGAGCATTCGCAGATCCGCCTGGGCGAGACCTTCGCCCAGTGGGGCGAGCAGCTGGAACTGCTGGTTGCCGTGCGGGAAAGCCTCGACAAGTTCACCCCGGACATTTTCGACCGTCCGGTCAGCGACCTGATCTCCGCGACCGCGTCCTCCTCCTGGCGCCGTGAGCGTGCCGTGGACATGAGCTCCATGACCCGCTCCCGGCTGCGCCGCGTGGCGAAGGAGTACATCCGGCCGGGCGTGCACATTTCGGACCTGCACTCCTCGCTCGTCGAGGTGCAGCAGCAGCGCGCCGTGTGGGCCCACTATGCCACCACCCAGCGCCATCCGTCAGTGGCCACGGGCCTTGCGGACATCAACCGTTCCTACATCACCGTCAAGGAACAGCTGGATACCCTCACCGGGATCCTCGACGGCACGCCGGCCAAGCCGGATCTTGCCGAGCTGACACTGGACGAGCTGGAAAAGCAGCTAGATGCGCTGGCGGGGGACCGTGAAACCCTCGAAACCCTGCCCGAGCGGACCCTCCTGCTCGACGAGATGCGCGGCCAGGGTCTGGGTGAACTGCTGGACGATCTGGAAGCCCGCGAAGTCCTGCCCCGCCAGGTGGGCTACGAACTCGAACTCGCCTGGTGGCAGTCCGCGCTGGAGGCGATGATCAGCGGCGACGATTACCTCGCCATGAGCGACGGCGACAGCCTCCGCCGGCTCGAAGCCGAATACCGGCTGGCTGACAACGCCCACATCGCCTCCGGCAGCGCCCGGGTGCGGTCTGCCCTGGCCGACCGCTGGCGCCGCGGAGTCAAGGCCGCAGCCTCCGACGCCGCGACCCTGCGGGATGCCATCAAGAACGGGCCCCTGGCGCTGCAGGACCTCTGCTTCCAGTCCGAGGAGCTCGTTTCCGCACTGCTGCCCATCTGGGCCGCAAGCCCGCTGGTGCTGCCCATGGTGCTGCCCGGGAACCGGACCTTCGATACCGTCATCGTGCTGGACGCCGAGTCAACCTCGCTCCAGTCCGCCGTGCCGGCACTGGCCCGGGCCACCCAGGTTGTTGCCTTCGGCGACGGCCAGCTCGGCGGACCGCGTCCGTTCACCATCGGCGTCGAAGCGGTGCGGCCGGCGGGGGAGCAGCACGACCTCGTCAGTGCGTTCGAAGCCCTGACCCAGGTTCTGCCGACCCGGACCCTGTCCACCGTATACCGCGGCACGGACCGGGACCTGATGCGTCAGCTGAGCCGAAGCTTCTATCAGGACCGGCTGACCACACTGCCGAGCGGCAGCGAGGTTTCCTCGGACGATGGTGCGCTGACCGTGGAGTATCTGGCGGACGGCACGGGTATGCCCAGCGCCGACCATGAGGGTGTCGAAAGTGTCGCAGCCGAGGTCAACCGGGTTGTGGATCTGGTCTTTGAACACATCCGCCGCAGGCCGCACCAGTCGCTCGCCGTCGTCACCGCCAGTCCGCGGCACGCCGTGCGTGTGGCTGAAGCGATCCGCGTGCAGATGGCCAATTTCCCCTGGGCCGCCGACTTCTTCACGCCGGGCAAGGAATCCTTCCGCGTGGTTCCGGTGGACCGCGCCGCCGGCCTGGTGCGGGACTGCGTGATTTTCTCGCTCGGTTTCGGGCGGACCCCGCACGGACGCGCACTGCACAACTTCGGCCCCCTGTCGGCATCCGACGGCCGCGGCAAGTTCCTCACCGCCATGACGCGGGCGCGGGCCAAGCTGCATGTCCTGACCTGCTTCCAGCCCGAGGATCTGGACAAGTCGCGGCTCGGCTACGGCGCCCTCGACTTCTACGAGCTCATCAACCGTGAGCTGAGCCCGTCCGCCCGGACCGGCGCAGTCCGAAGCTCCGATGCAGCGGTTACCTTCACCGGTTTCTCAGGCATTGACGGCGCAGGCGGAATCATGGAAGAGGACGCCTTGGTGGCCGATCTGGTCAACCGGCTGCGGGCCCGCGGCGCGAAGGTCTGGGACCACTATCAGGGGGCCATCGACATCGTGGCCACCGTTGACCGCACCGGCGGCGAGAGTGATCCCACGGTACCCATGGCGATCGAATCCGACGGGACCGAGCGGTACCGGACCATGAGTGTTCGGGAGCGCAGCCGGTTGCGGCCGCAGCTCCTGGAACGGCTGGGCTGGCGGTACATGCCGCTGTGGACCATTGAGGTCTTCAGCGACCCGTCGGCCTGCGCGGATCTGGTGGGGCGCTACCTGAACCTGCCGGCGCCGAGGGACGGCGATGAAAAGGCCGGCCGGTCCGTTGCCCCCGCGCGGGGATCGCTGGCGCGCCGCGGTAGCCAGTCCGTCGTTCCCCACGGCAGCAGCCGGAGCCGGGAACGCGATACCGTTGCAGAGGACAAGGAGACCGGCCCGCAGGCGCCCAACCAGGAGGCGCACCGGCCGTGA
- a CDS encoding DUF3817 domain-containing protein yields the protein MSDPAPAATKRPRRKKRRFGGTHAQIRSALTFYKVSSYVTGVFLLLLCIEMILKYGMKIEEISVGPLNLFTGVLIAHGWLYVVYLLADFRLWQLMRWPFSKFVLIALGGVVPFLSFIVESRTHKQVLAELAAHPEAAKRY from the coding sequence GTGAGCGATCCAGCCCCCGCAGCAACCAAGAGGCCACGCCGGAAGAAGCGCCGGTTCGGCGGCACCCACGCCCAGATACGGTCGGCCCTGACGTTTTACAAGGTGTCCTCGTACGTCACCGGCGTATTCCTGCTGCTGCTGTGCATCGAAATGATCCTCAAGTACGGCATGAAAATCGAAGAGATTTCAGTGGGACCGCTGAACCTCTTCACCGGCGTCCTCATCGCCCACGGCTGGCTGTACGTGGTCTACCTGCTGGCCGATTTCCGGCTGTGGCAGCTCATGCGCTGGCCCTTCTCCAAGTTCGTCCTGATCGCCCTGGGCGGTGTTGTTCCCTTCCTCTCCTTCATCGTGGAGAGCCGGACGCACAAGCAGGTCCTGGCGGAGCTGGCGGCCCATCCGGAAGCGGCCAAGCGCTACTGA
- a CDS encoding GNAT family protein → MWGSALWPVTLECGDLGLRPIRYRDRREWTALRIRNAKWMAQWEASNPLPGGELPTYAAMVRSLNQQAREASALPFLITERRGGLRTPPAIVGQLTVSTIVWGSARMATLGYWVDEERAGRGIAPTAVALATDHCFGVLGLHRMEINIKPDNRASLRVVEKLGFRDEGLRERYLHIAGQWADHRSFALTTEDVPDGLLTRWLAR, encoded by the coding sequence GTGTGGGGGTCGGCCCTTTGGCCGGTGACGCTGGAATGCGGCGATCTGGGGCTGCGGCCCATCCGCTACCGCGATCGTCGGGAATGGACGGCCCTCCGCATCCGCAACGCCAAATGGATGGCGCAGTGGGAGGCGAGTAATCCGCTGCCCGGCGGTGAGCTGCCAACCTATGCGGCCATGGTGCGCAGCCTGAACCAGCAGGCCCGCGAGGCCTCGGCGCTTCCGTTCCTGATCACCGAACGCCGCGGCGGGCTGCGCACGCCGCCAGCGATCGTCGGACAGCTGACTGTCTCGACGATTGTGTGGGGTTCGGCGCGCATGGCCACCCTTGGCTACTGGGTGGATGAGGAGCGGGCAGGCCGCGGGATAGCGCCGACGGCGGTGGCCCTGGCGACTGACCACTGCTTTGGCGTGCTGGGGCTGCACCGCATGGAAATCAACATCAAACCGGACAACAGGGCGAGCCTGCGGGTGGTCGAAAAGCTGGGCTTCCGGGATGAGGGGCTGCGGGAACGGTACCTGCACATTGCCGGACAGTGGGCGGACCACCGCAGCTTTGCGCTGACCACTGAAGACGTGCCGGATGGCCTGCTGACTCGCTGGCTGGCCCGGTGA
- a CDS encoding 5-formyltetrahydrofolate cyclo-ligase, whose amino-acid sequence MTNPAAPTSKELARQLYRRLRRELPPDAPLAAGRSLAGHAAAVLPDLVRPGSTVAGYLSTGREPGTAPLLENLLEMGYDVVVPVCEPDRRLSWCRWKPGTPLLPGLFPSVPEPAGPRLSPAELPDLNLLLVPALAVDRNGVRMGKGGGYYDRFLSELRSGGNPAPAVGIVYDHELAPAGHWTPDPFDEPMDAVLTPSGWTGLAQRPVYS is encoded by the coding sequence ATGACGAACCCCGCTGCCCCCACCTCCAAGGAACTGGCCCGGCAGCTGTACCGGCGGCTGCGCCGGGAATTGCCGCCGGATGCCCCGCTCGCTGCCGGCCGGTCCCTGGCCGGCCATGCAGCGGCGGTTCTTCCGGACCTGGTGCGGCCGGGCAGCACTGTCGCCGGCTATCTGTCAACGGGCCGTGAACCGGGGACCGCGCCGCTGCTGGAGAACCTCCTGGAGATGGGGTACGACGTCGTCGTCCCCGTCTGCGAGCCGGACCGCAGGCTCTCCTGGTGCCGCTGGAAACCCGGAACACCGCTCCTTCCGGGACTCTTCCCCTCGGTTCCGGAACCCGCAGGGCCGCGCCTGTCCCCCGCCGAGCTGCCGGACCTGAACCTGCTTTTGGTGCCCGCCCTCGCGGTCGACCGGAACGGCGTGCGAATGGGCAAGGGCGGCGGTTATTACGACCGGTTCCTGTCGGAGCTTCGGTCGGGCGGCAACCCCGCTCCGGCGGTGGGCATCGTGTACGACCATGAACTGGCGCCCGCCGGCCACTGGACGCCAGATCCCTTCGACGAGCCGATGGACGCGGTACTGACGCCCTCGGGGTGGACCGGGCTGGCGCAGCGCCCGGTGTATAGTTAG
- the guaA gene encoding glutamine-hydrolyzing GMP synthase, whose protein sequence is MTNSATPPIEERPVLVVDFGAQYAQLIARRVRDADVYSEVVPHTYTTEQILAKNPAAIILSGGPSSVYAEGAPAVSEGLFEAGVPVLGICYGFQAMANALGGTVAKTGLREYGSTDATAVNGSRSILEGTPDHQNTWMSHGDSVQEAPPGFDVLATTAGAPVAAFANEEKRLYGVQWHPEVKHSAHGQSVLENFLFKGAGLEPSWTTRNIVEEQVERIRAQVGNSRVICGLSGGVDSAVAAALVQRAVGDQLTCVFVDHGLLREGEAEQVERDFVASTGVNLYVANEQKRFLEALAGVTDPETKRKIIGREFIRAFEEAERAIMAEAAAAGEPIRFLVQGTLYPDVVESGGGEGAANIKSHHNVGGLPEDLKFELVEPLRALFKDEVRAVGAQLGLPAEIVGRQPFPGPGLGIRIIGEVNQERLDLLRRADAIARAELTAAGLDNEVWQMPVVLLADVRSVGVQGDGRTYGHPIVLRPVSSEDAMTADWSRLPYDLLARISNRITNEVDGINRVVLDVTSKPPGTIEWE, encoded by the coding sequence GTGACTAATTCCGCGACCCCTCCCATTGAAGAGCGCCCTGTCCTCGTTGTGGACTTCGGCGCCCAATACGCCCAGCTCATTGCCCGCCGGGTACGCGATGCAGATGTCTATTCCGAGGTGGTTCCCCACACCTACACCACGGAACAGATCCTGGCGAAAAACCCGGCAGCCATTATTCTTTCCGGCGGCCCCTCCAGTGTTTACGCGGAAGGCGCTCCCGCCGTCAGCGAAGGCCTGTTTGAAGCAGGCGTTCCCGTCCTGGGCATCTGCTACGGGTTCCAGGCCATGGCGAATGCCCTCGGCGGCACGGTCGCGAAGACCGGCCTGCGTGAGTACGGCTCCACCGACGCCACCGCAGTGAACGGCTCGCGTTCCATCCTGGAGGGCACCCCGGACCACCAGAACACCTGGATGAGCCACGGTGACAGCGTCCAGGAAGCACCCCCAGGATTCGATGTCCTGGCCACCACGGCCGGCGCCCCGGTTGCAGCCTTCGCCAACGAGGAAAAGCGCCTCTACGGTGTCCAGTGGCACCCCGAGGTCAAGCACTCCGCACACGGCCAGTCAGTGCTGGAAAACTTCCTGTTCAAGGGCGCCGGCCTGGAACCGAGCTGGACCACCCGCAACATCGTTGAGGAGCAGGTCGAGCGCATCCGTGCCCAGGTGGGCAACTCCCGCGTCATCTGCGGCCTTTCCGGCGGCGTCGACTCCGCCGTCGCGGCTGCCCTGGTGCAGCGCGCCGTCGGCGACCAGTTGACCTGCGTCTTCGTGGACCACGGCCTGCTGCGCGAGGGTGAAGCAGAGCAGGTGGAACGCGACTTCGTGGCGTCCACCGGCGTCAACCTCTACGTCGCCAACGAGCAGAAGCGCTTCCTCGAAGCCCTCGCCGGCGTCACCGACCCGGAGACCAAGCGCAAAATCATCGGCCGCGAGTTCATCCGCGCCTTCGAGGAGGCCGAACGCGCCATCATGGCGGAAGCCGCGGCCGCGGGCGAACCCATCCGCTTCCTGGTCCAGGGCACCCTGTACCCGGACGTCGTCGAATCCGGCGGCGGTGAAGGTGCAGCCAACATCAAGAGCCACCACAACGTCGGCGGCCTGCCCGAAGACCTGAAGTTCGAGCTCGTCGAGCCGCTGCGTGCCCTGTTCAAGGACGAAGTCCGCGCCGTGGGCGCCCAGCTGGGCCTGCCGGCGGAGATCGTCGGCCGCCAGCCCTTCCCCGGCCCCGGCCTGGGCATCCGCATCATCGGTGAAGTCAACCAGGAACGCCTGGACCTGCTGCGCCGTGCCGACGCCATCGCCCGCGCCGAGCTCACGGCAGCCGGCCTGGACAACGAGGTCTGGCAGATGCCGGTCGTGCTGCTGGCTGATGTCCGCAGCGTCGGCGTGCAGGGGGACGGCCGCACCTACGGCCATCCGATCGTCCTGCGCCCGGTCTCCAGCGAGGACGCCATGACCGCTGACTGGTCACGCCTGCCCTACGACCTGCTGGCACGCATCTCCAACCGCATCACCAACGAAGTCGACGGCATCAACCGAGTCGTTCTGGACGTCACGTCCAAGCCGCCGGGAACCATCGAGTGGGAATAG
- a CDS encoding FmdB family zinc ribbon protein, producing the protein MPTYAYACKDCGSAFDIQQSFTDDTLTVCPSCSGNLRKKFNSVGVVFKGSGFYRTDSREAKNSVPAAPAKSDSSSGAAASPAQSSSGSSAAPTAGAASGTGSSAK; encoded by the coding sequence GTGCCTACATATGCCTATGCCTGCAAGGACTGCGGTTCCGCTTTCGACATCCAGCAGTCCTTCACCGACGACACCCTGACCGTTTGCCCTTCCTGCAGCGGAAACCTGCGCAAGAAGTTCAACAGCGTAGGCGTGGTCTTTAAGGGATCGGGCTTCTACCGCACTGATTCACGCGAGGCCAAGAACAGCGTTCCGGCGGCTCCGGCCAAGTCCGACAGCTCCTCCGGAGCCGCAGCCTCGCCGGCCCAGTCCTCGTCGGGCTCCTCTGCCGCACCCACTGCCGGAGCAGCATCGGGAACCGGTTCCTCCGCAAAGTAG
- the cpaB gene encoding Flp pilus assembly protein CpaB has protein sequence MLPFSAPRPGPGSSLMMRLRRFMVRRRRLLAALLCCAAAGTAVQALLPPDPGEVSLVVAAADLPAGALLTAQDLRAVPAASAAVPPGSFAAVDAVTGRRLATPLKQGSPLMQTSLVGTGLLTGAPPGTVAVSVRPADPAIVQLLSPGQLVDVVLGSPDAEQAGGAPAVLAADAPVLWTGSDGASSWPGSQESGAVVVLAALPDQAAALAASSGSGNLHLILTGG, from the coding sequence GTGCTTCCTTTTTCTGCGCCGCGTCCCGGCCCCGGCTCTTCCCTGATGATGCGACTGCGGCGTTTCATGGTCCGCCGGCGGCGCCTGCTTGCCGCCCTGCTGTGCTGCGCGGCTGCCGGTACCGCCGTTCAGGCCCTGCTGCCGCCGGACCCGGGTGAGGTTTCGCTGGTGGTCGCCGCTGCCGATCTCCCCGCGGGAGCACTGCTCACCGCGCAGGACCTGCGTGCTGTCCCGGCAGCGTCAGCAGCCGTTCCGCCCGGTTCCTTCGCCGCCGTGGATGCGGTGACCGGCCGGCGGCTCGCCACGCCCCTGAAACAGGGCAGTCCGTTGATGCAAACCTCCCTGGTGGGCACGGGGCTCCTGACCGGCGCTCCGCCCGGCACAGTAGCCGTGTCCGTCCGCCCTGCGGACCCTGCCATCGTGCAGCTGCTCTCGCCCGGCCAGCTCGTGGATGTTGTCCTCGGAAGTCCGGACGCAGAGCAGGCCGGAGGCGCCCCTGCAGTGCTGGCAGCGGATGCCCCGGTCCTGTGGACGGGCTCGGACGGCGCCTCATCGTGGCCCGGATCGCAGGAAAGCGGCGCCGTGGTGGTCCTGGCCGCGCTTCCCGATCAGGCAGCGGCTTTGGCCGCCTCATCGGGAAGCGGAAACCTCCACCTGATCCTGACCGGCGGCTGA